A genomic window from Algoriphagus sp. Y33 includes:
- a CDS encoding fumarylacetoacetate hydrolase family protein, which translates to MKIYKLPSGTLLLNGTEAFFGPEINWDALLAREDLKDYLNKESKTWKTLSPEEGYELIAKGILAPMGNQEIWAAGVTYFRSRTARMEESQDAGGADFYDKVYNADRPELFFKATASRVSAPGTTVNIRKDSTWDVPEPELTLVISPSGKIQGYTCGNDMSSRSIEGENPLYLPQAKVYAGCAAIGPCLFITDKAIEETATIRLEIFREDVLAFSGETALTQLKRKPQELADWLFRANTFPIGCFLMTGTGIVPDDFTLEVGDKVRISIDEIGSLENFIEKI; encoded by the coding sequence ATGAAAATTTACAAATTGCCTTCGGGCACACTTTTGCTTAATGGAACTGAAGCTTTTTTCGGCCCGGAAATAAATTGGGATGCCCTACTGGCTCGAGAAGACCTAAAAGATTACCTGAATAAGGAATCGAAAACGTGGAAAACCCTTTCTCCGGAAGAAGGCTATGAATTGATTGCGAAGGGAATTTTGGCACCGATGGGAAACCAGGAAATTTGGGCGGCAGGGGTGACTTATTTCCGTAGCCGAACAGCTAGAATGGAAGAGTCTCAAGATGCCGGTGGAGCGGATTTCTATGACAAAGTCTATAATGCAGATAGACCGGAGTTGTTTTTCAAAGCAACTGCTAGTCGGGTATCGGCACCCGGAACTACGGTAAATATCCGAAAAGACTCTACCTGGGATGTGCCCGAGCCGGAACTGACTTTGGTGATTTCTCCCTCGGGAAAAATTCAGGGGTACACCTGCGGGAATGATATGAGTAGTAGAAGCATAGAAGGGGAAAACCCACTCTATTTGCCTCAGGCGAAGGTTTATGCAGGTTGTGCGGCGATTGGCCCCTGTCTTTTTATCACGGATAAAGCCATCGAAGAAACGGCTACCATCCGATTGGAGATTTTCAGAGAGGATGTTTTGGCATTTTCAGGGGAAACAGCCCTGACCCAGCTGAAGCGTAAACCGCAGGAATTGGCGGATTGGCTTTTCCGTGCGAATACTTTTCCAATTGGCTGCTTTCTGATGACAGGAACGGGAATCGTACCGGATGACTTTACACTCGAGGTGGGAGACAAAGTGAGAATTAGTATCGATGAGATTGGAAGCTTAGAAAATTTCATCGAAAAGATCTGA